One genomic window of Anguilla anguilla isolate fAngAng1 chromosome 13, fAngAng1.pri, whole genome shotgun sequence includes the following:
- the ctsa gene encoding lysosomal protective protein, translating to MRCLALCVLLGTMGAMGAPDKDEIKFLPGLQKQPSFKQYSGYLDVAGNKHLHYWFVEAQKDPASSPVVLWLNGGPGCSSLDGLLTEHGPFLIQDDGVSLEYNPYAWNKIANMLYLESPAGVGFSYSDDKKYATNDSEVSMNNYLALKRFFQLFPEYKKNEFFITGESYGGIYIPTLAERVMEDSSINLQGIAIGNGLSSYEMNDNSLVYFAYYHGLLGSRLWTDLQSYCCKNGTCDFYNNRNQNCTKNLAEVQYIVYQSGLNMYNLYAPCAGGVHERVRYENGHLVIRDLGNHFIRHPWTAMWTEKLRGIASLHKSVKLDPPCTNSTPSTLYLNNAYVRTALHIAPAALTWAICSAEVNFNYKRLYMDVRKQYLKLLGALKYRVLVYNGDVDMACNFLGDEWFVESLQQEVQVKRRTWLYSSGDGQQVGGFVKDFSNLSFLTVKGSGHMVPSDKPIAAFTMFSRFLKKEPY from the exons ATGCGTTGTTTGgcgctctgtgtgctgctgggaACAATGGGGGCAATGGGGGCCCCAGATAAGGATGAGATCAAATTCCTCCCGGGACTACAGAAACAACCCAGCTTCAAACAGTATTCAGGCTATCTGGACGTCGCTGGGAACAAGCACCTGCATTACTG GTTTGTGGAGGCTCAGAAAGACCCGGCCAGCAGCCCCGTGGTTCTGTGGTTGAACGGAGGCCCAGGGTGCAGCTCGCTGGATGGACTACTGACGGAGCATGGCCCTTTTCta attcAGGATGATGGCGTCTCACTTGAGTACAACCCTTATGCTTGGAACAAG ATTGCCAATATGCTCTACCTGGAATCACCAGCAGGGGTTGGCTTTTCCTACTCGGATGACAAGAAATATGCCACCAATGACTCAGAG GTGTCCATGAACAACTACTTGGCCTTGAAGCGGTTTTTCCAGCTTTTCCCAGAGTACAAGAAGAATGAGTTCTTCATCACGGGCGAGAGCTACGGGGGCATCTACATTCCAACACTGGCAGAGCGCGTGATGGAGGACAGCAGCATTAACCTGCAG GGTATCGCTATAGGGAACGGGTTGTCCAGTTACGAGATGAATGACAATTCGCTGGTTTATTTCGCTTACTACCACGGGCTCCTGGGATCGAG GCTGTGGACAGACTTGCAGTCGTACTGCTGTAAAAATGGAACGTGTGACTTCTACAACAACCGAAATCAAAACTGCACAAAGAAt TTGGCAGAGGTGCAGTATATTGTGTACCAGTCTGGGCTGAATATGTATAACCTGTAtgctccctgtgctggaggggtACATGAGAGAGTCAG GTATGAAAATGGCCATCTGGTGATTCGTGATTTGGGAAACCACTTCATCCGCCATCCCTGGACTGCAATGTGGACTGAG AAACTCCGCGGAATAGCCTCCCTCCACAAGTCGGTGAAGCTGGACCCGCCCTGCAccaactccaccccctccaccctgtACCTGAACAATGCCTACGTCCGCACCGCCCTGCACATCGCGCCCGCTGCCCTTACGTGGGCCATCTGCAG TGCGGAGGTGAACTTCAACTACAAACGGCTGTACATGGACGTGAGGAAGCAGTACCTGAAGCTGCTGGGGGCGCTG AAGTATCGCGTGCTGGTGTACAATGGAGATGTTGACATGGCCTGTAACTTCCTTGGGGATGAGTGGTTTGTAGAGTCTCTTCAGCAAGAG gtACAGGTAAAGCGCAGGACCTGGCTCTACAGTTCAGGAGATGGTCAGCAGGTCGGTGGCTTCGTAAAGGACTTTTCCAACCTCAGTTTCCTCACCGTCAAG GGTTCGGGTCACATGGTACCCTCGGACAAGCCAATCGCTGCCTTCACCATGTTCAGCCGCTTCCTGAAGAAGGAGCCGTACTGA
- the pltp gene encoding phospholipid transfer protein, with the protein MAPCRALAVFLSLLVTMTTAEPPGCKIRITSSGLEMLKVETQRFVEEELGNMTMPEMKGKEGRFQYTINEVKITELNLTGADLRFQPNFGLLFEVQNSSIALTFRRNILYWFFHDVGVINASAEGVNIHTALHMIRDDLGRLKISNVSCDASIAKMRAKFSGTLGRVYEFLATFLTTAMRFVLNQQICPALNHAGLVLINRLLDTIPVRSDVDDFVGIDYSLLNDPVVTARSLDLDFRGMYYDLQNENDTIVNYAVTPVIREYDRMVYMALSEYFFDSGFYAYYKAKVFQMLIANEKMPKDLEMLLRTTYFGTIMMLNPALVEAPLSLELKVTSSPRCTIKTSGASVSVTAMMIVMLLPPGQPPVQLSSMTMEGKLNAKVSLKGKRLAVHMDLRRFKIYSNQSALESLALIPLQGPLKTMLQLSVVPILNDRTKRGVQIPLPEGMDFIEEVVEYHNGFIVIGANLHFTKGLREVIERNQQGQQNSTTV; encoded by the exons ATGGCCCCCTGCAGAGCGCTCGCCGTTTTCCTGTCACTCCTCGTAACCATGACGACCGCCGAGCCCCCGGGCTGCAAGATTCGGATCACCTCCAGCGGCCTGGAGATGT TGAAGGTTGAGACTCAGAGATTcgtggaggaggagctggggaACATGACCATGCCGGAGATGAAGGGCAAAGAGGGCCGCTTCCAGTACACCATCAACGA GGTGAAGATCACAGAGCTGAACCTGACGGGCGCGGACCTGCGCTTCCAGCCCAACTTCGGCCTGCTCTTCGAGGTGCAGAACTCCTCCATCGCCCTCACCTTCCGACGCAACATCCTCTACTGGTTCTT CCACGACGTGGGGGTCATCAACGCCTCCGCCGAGGGCGTGAACATCCACACGGCGCTGCACATGATCAGAGACGACCTGGGACGCCTCAAGATCTCCAACGTCTCCTGCGACGCGTCCATCGCCAAAATGCGCGCCAAGTTCTCCGGGACCCTGGG GAGGGTGTATGAGTTCCTGGCCACGTTCCTGACGACAGCAATGCGATTTGTATTGAACCAGCAG atCTGTCCAGCTCTGAACCACGCTGGTCTGGTTCTGATTAACAGACTACTGGACACCATTCCAG TGCGTTCAGACGTGGATGATTTTGTGGGGATTGACTACTCCCTCTTGAATGATCCTGTGGTGACTGCCAGGAGCCTGGATTTGGACTTCAGG GGCATGTACTATGACCTGCAGAATGAGAACGACACGATCGTGAACTACGCCGTGACTCCCGTGATCAGAGAGTACGACCGCATGGTCTACATGGCTCTGTCCGAGTACTTCTTCGACAGCGGCTTCTATGCCTACTACAAAGCCAAGGTCTTCCAAATGCTGATCGCGAATGAGAAG ATGCCAAAGGACTTGGAGATGCTGCTAAGGACAACCTATTTTGGGACAATCATGATGttg AACCCTGCCCTGGTGGAggctcctctctccctggaGCTGAAGGTCACCTCCTCCCCACGCTGCACCATAAAAACTTCGGGGGCCAGCGTGTCCGTCACCGCCATGATGATTGTGATGCTGCTCCCACCCGGCCAGCCGCCTGTGCAGCTCAGTAGCATGACCATG GAAGGGAAACTCAATGCTAAGGTGTCCTTGAAAGGCAAGCGGCTCGCTGTTCACATGGACTTGAGAAG GTTTAAAATCTACTCCAACCAGTCTGCTCTGGAATCATTGGCG CTCATCCCCCTGCAAGGCCCTTTGAAAACAATGCTGCAGCTGTCCGTGGTCCCCATTCTGAATG ATCGAACCAAGAGAGGTGTACAGATCCCACTGCCGGAGGGGATGGACTTTATTGAAGAAGTGGTGGAGTATCATAAC GGCTTCATCGTCATTGGAGCCAACCTGCACTTTACCAAGGGCTTGCGGGAGGTGATCGAGAGGAACCAGCAGGGGCAACAAAACAGCACCACAGTGTAA